The following proteins come from a genomic window of Achromobacter deleyi:
- the trbF gene encoding conjugal transfer protein TrbF, translating into MRFKRPQVRYADTPQPATPYQSAAQVWDERIGSARVQAKNWRLMAFGCLVLALLMGGGLVWRSAQSIVTPYVVEVDNAGQVRAVGEAATPYRPNDAQTAHHIARFITLVRSLSIDPIVVRQNWLDAYDYTTDRGAAVLNDHARTNDPFARIGRESVTVQITSVVRASDTSFNVRWTERRYVNGAAAGLERWTAVVSIVLQTPRTEERLRHNPLGIYVNGLSWSRELDSSEGAKP; encoded by the coding sequence ATGCGATTCAAGCGACCGCAGGTGCGCTATGCCGATACGCCGCAGCCTGCCACTCCATATCAATCCGCTGCGCAGGTGTGGGACGAGCGTATCGGCTCGGCCCGCGTGCAGGCGAAGAACTGGCGGCTGATGGCTTTCGGCTGCCTGGTGCTGGCGCTGTTGATGGGCGGTGGCCTGGTGTGGCGCTCGGCGCAGTCCATCGTCACGCCTTATGTCGTGGAAGTGGACAATGCCGGACAGGTACGCGCCGTGGGCGAAGCGGCCACGCCGTACCGGCCCAACGACGCGCAGACGGCGCACCACATCGCGCGCTTCATCACGCTGGTTCGGTCGCTGTCCATCGACCCCATCGTGGTGCGGCAGAACTGGCTGGATGCCTACGACTACACCACCGACAGGGGCGCGGCCGTGCTCAACGACCACGCCCGCACCAACGACCCGTTCGCACGCATCGGCCGCGAGTCGGTGACGGTGCAGATCACCAGTGTCGTGCGCGCCAGCGACACGTCGTTCAACGTGCGCTGGACGGAGCGCCGCTACGTCAATGGCGCGGCCGCCGGGCTGGAGCGGTGGACGGCCGTGGTGTCCATCGTGCTGCAAACCCCGCGCACCGAGGAACGTCTGCGCCACAACCCGCTTGGCATCTACGTCAACGGCCTGTCGTGGAGCCGCGAGCTGGATTCTTCCGAAGGAGCCAAGCCATGA
- the trbL gene encoding P-type conjugative transfer protein TrbL, with protein sequence MNDVTIIDRFLDTFSRYIDSGFGLLQGEVAFLTATLIVIDMTIAGLYWAMSHATGQGEDVIAKLLRKVLYVGAFAYIIGNFNWLAGIVFRSFAGLGLTATGSAITMENFLQPGRLAKTGIDAGAPILEQIGDMAGFPEVFVNLDPIVVMFLAWLVVILCFFVLAVQLFITLIEFKLTTLAGFVLVPFALWNKTSFLAEKVLGNVVSSGVKVLVLAVIVGIGSGLFAEFQTVPDEPSIDHALVVMLASLALLALGIFGPGIATGLVSGAPQLGAGAMAGAAVGAVGTGVAIGAAATGVGGAVMAGARMAPAAAKLAGSGARAAASTAGSARSAFQAGSAAAGGGAKGAMAGLGNVAKTGAQAAGQNAAAGARSLKDRTAAAFRADGAAPASGGGAAATSGAATQGSAAEGDAPAAAGQKQPAWAKRLHRRQQMTHAATTTAHTLRGGDGGGSGQGPSLRDSDS encoded by the coding sequence ATGAACGACGTGACCATCATCGACCGCTTTCTGGATACGTTCTCGCGCTACATCGACTCCGGGTTCGGGTTACTGCAAGGCGAAGTGGCGTTCCTGACCGCCACGCTCATCGTCATCGACATGACAATCGCCGGCCTGTATTGGGCCATGAGCCACGCAACCGGCCAAGGCGAGGACGTGATCGCCAAGCTGCTGCGCAAGGTGCTCTACGTCGGCGCCTTCGCCTACATCATCGGTAACTTCAACTGGCTGGCCGGCATCGTGTTCCGCTCGTTCGCCGGCCTGGGCCTGACGGCCACCGGCTCGGCCATCACGATGGAGAACTTCCTGCAACCGGGGCGGCTGGCGAAGACCGGCATCGACGCGGGTGCGCCGATTCTGGAGCAGATCGGCGACATGGCCGGCTTCCCCGAGGTGTTCGTGAACCTCGACCCCATCGTGGTGATGTTCCTCGCCTGGCTGGTGGTGATCCTCTGCTTCTTCGTGCTGGCGGTGCAGCTTTTCATCACGTTGATCGAGTTCAAGCTGACCACGCTCGCCGGCTTCGTGCTGGTGCCGTTCGCGCTCTGGAACAAGACCTCGTTCCTCGCGGAAAAGGTGCTCGGCAACGTGGTGTCGTCTGGCGTCAAGGTACTGGTGCTGGCCGTGATCGTCGGCATCGGTTCGGGCCTGTTCGCCGAGTTCCAGACCGTGCCGGATGAACCGTCCATCGACCATGCCCTGGTCGTGATGCTCGCCTCGCTTGCGCTGCTGGCGCTGGGCATCTTCGGGCCAGGCATCGCCACCGGCCTGGTGTCCGGTGCGCCACAGCTTGGCGCGGGCGCGATGGCCGGTGCCGCTGTCGGCGCTGTTGGCACGGGCGTTGCCATTGGCGCCGCCGCGACTGGTGTGGGCGGTGCGGTCATGGCCGGGGCGCGTATGGCGCCGGCCGCCGCCAAGTTGGCCGGCAGCGGTGCGCGTGCCGCTGCCTCGACGGCCGGTAGCGCCCGGTCGGCGTTCCAGGCCGGTTCCGCCGCAGCCGGTGGCGGGGCCAAAGGCGCGATGGCGGGCCTGGGCAACGTCGCCAAGACCGGCGCGCAGGCCGCCGGCCAGAATGCCGCCGCCGGGGCGCGTTCGCTCAAAGACCGGACAGCCGCCGCTTTCCGCGCCGACGGCGCGGCACCGGCTTCTGGCGGCGGTGCGGCAGCGACCAGCGGCGCCGCCACCCAAGGGAGCGCAGCCGAAGGCGATGCCCCGGCCGCCGCCGGGCAGAAGCAACCGGCCTGGGCCAAGCGCCTGCACCGCCGCCAGCAGATGACCCATGCCGCGACCACCACCGCCCACACGCTGCGCGGTGGCGATGGCGGCGGCTCAGGGCAAGGCCCAAGCCTGCGCGATTCCGATTCATAA
- the trbG gene encoding P-type conjugative transfer protein TrbG yields MNLPFRFYALPLMLLVLAGCATQGKPPPTISLDEPVQAQPLPEPPKPVEVVEVPTVLPMPAQLKPLPEVDEAAPEPTDETVRVSKANAEARIAPTREGYVNAIQVWPYTDGALYQVYAAPGRVTVISLQPGEELVTVAAGDTVRWIVGDTSSGSGDELHINVLVKPIRSGLKTNLVITTSRRTYLLELTSTERAWMASVSWDYPRDRMLALQRQAQAAQATAPVDTGLSLERIRFRYAISGSNPPWKPLRAFDDGEKVYIQFPPGIAQGELPPLFVIGAQGDGQLVNYRFRSPYYIVDRLFGAAELRLGGDKGDVVRIERTDGIARGN; encoded by the coding sequence ATGAACCTGCCTTTCCGCTTTTACGCTTTGCCGTTGATGCTTCTTGTCCTGGCGGGCTGCGCCACGCAGGGCAAGCCGCCGCCGACCATTTCGCTCGATGAGCCCGTGCAGGCCCAGCCGTTGCCTGAACCGCCCAAGCCGGTCGAAGTGGTGGAGGTGCCAACGGTGCTGCCGATGCCGGCGCAGTTGAAACCGCTGCCCGAGGTGGACGAAGCGGCGCCTGAGCCGACCGACGAAACCGTGCGCGTATCGAAGGCTAACGCCGAGGCGCGCATTGCGCCCACGCGCGAGGGCTACGTCAACGCGATTCAAGTCTGGCCGTACACCGACGGCGCGCTGTATCAGGTCTATGCCGCGCCGGGGCGCGTGACCGTGATTTCGCTCCAGCCCGGCGAAGAATTGGTGACAGTCGCCGCCGGCGATACCGTGCGCTGGATCGTCGGCGACACGTCCAGCGGCAGCGGCGACGAACTGCACATCAATGTGCTGGTGAAGCCGATCCGTTCCGGGTTGAAGACGAATTTGGTCATCACCACCAGCCGCCGGACGTACCTGCTGGAACTCACTTCGACCGAACGCGCCTGGATGGCATCGGTGTCCTGGGATTACCCGAGAGATCGGATGCTGGCCTTGCAGCGCCAGGCGCAGGCCGCGCAGGCGACCGCGCCAGTCGATACCGGCCTGTCGCTTGAGCGCATCCGCTTCCGCTACGCGATCAGCGGCAGCAATCCGCCGTGGAAGCCGCTGCGCGCTTTCGACGACGGCGAGAAGGTCTATATCCAGTTCCCGCCGGGCATCGCCCAAGGCGAGTTGCCGCCGCTGTTCGTCATCGGCGCACAGGGCGACGGGCAACTGGTGAATTACCGCTTCCGCTCGCCGTACTACATCGTCGATCGCCTGTTTGGCGCGGCCGAACTGCGCCTCGGCGGGGATAAGGGCGACGTGGTACGCATCGAGCGCACCGACGGCATTGCGCGGGGGAACTGA